The Bacteroidales bacterium genome window below encodes:
- the ftsA gene encoding cell division protein FtsA, with the protein MNNKKNLVAAIDIGTTKIVVMIGKKHDDGKIEILGMGDSPSNGVKRGVVLNIEETVNSIKNAINLAQNQSGIRLTDVYVGIAGQHIKSIRTRGYNNRDSYDNEITKDEVQELIEDMYKIPIEVGEEIIHVLPQSYIVDSETGIKNPVGMFGKRIEANFHIVIGQITSANNIKKCVKRTGLNVNKLILEPLASSDAVLTDDEKEVGVTLVDIGGGTTDIAIYYEGIIQHTAVIPFGGNIITSDIKKGCTILEAQAEHLKIQFGSAIVNNSLKNKVASVEGISGRPPKEISFESLAHIIQSRMEEIIAEIYFEIEASGISDKLGAGIVLTGGGALLKNLPQLVSYKTGYEVRLGLPNQHLISDVIPEVNQPKYSTSIGLVLKGYQDIEDNGEILDNKNEDPELFEDDMKKTNQPKNKKNKMINGFLEKFSELFEVDDSKM; encoded by the coding sequence ATGAATAATAAAAAAAATCTTGTTGCAGCAATTGATATTGGTACTACAAAAATTGTAGTAATGATAGGAAAAAAACACGATGATGGAAAAATTGAAATTCTTGGAATGGGGGATTCTCCTTCTAATGGTGTTAAAAGAGGTGTCGTTCTTAATATTGAAGAAACGGTTAATTCAATTAAAAATGCAATTAATTTGGCTCAAAATCAATCAGGGATTAGATTAACTGATGTTTATGTTGGAATTGCAGGTCAACATATAAAAAGTATAAGAACAAGGGGATACAATAATAGGGATTCTTATGATAATGAAATTACAAAGGATGAAGTGCAGGAACTTATTGAGGATATGTATAAAATTCCTATTGAGGTAGGAGAAGAAATTATACACGTTCTACCGCAGAGCTATATAGTTGATAGTGAGACGGGTATAAAAAATCCGGTAGGAATGTTTGGTAAAAGAATTGAAGCTAATTTTCATATTGTAATTGGGCAAATTACTTCAGCAAATAATATTAAAAAATGTGTGAAACGCACAGGGCTTAATGTAAATAAATTAATTCTTGAGCCTCTTGCTTCATCAGATGCGGTTTTAACTGATGATGAAAAAGAGGTTGGTGTTACTTTGGTTGATATTGGTGGCGGAACAACAGACATTGCAATTTACTATGAAGGTATAATTCAACATACTGCTGTTATTCCTTTTGGTGGAAATATTATTACAAGCGATATCAAAAAAGGATGCACAATTCTTGAAGCACAAGCTGAACATTTAAAAATACAATTTGGTTCAGCCATTGTTAATAATTCTTTAAAAAATAAAGTTGCATCTGTTGAGGGTATTAGTGGACGTCCGCCTAAGGAAATTTCATTTGAAAGTCTTGCTCATATTATTCAATCAAGAATGGAAGAGATTATTGCAGAAATATACTTCGAAATTGAAGCTTCAGGAATTAGTGATAAACTCGGTGCAGGTATTGTATTAACAGGGGGAGGAGCTTTACTTAAAAATTTGCCTCAATTGGTTTCATATAAAACAGGTTATGAAGTTAGACTGGGATTGCCAAATCAACATCTTATAAGTGATGTAATTCCTGAAGTTAATCAACCTAAATATTCAACAAGTATTGGTCTGGTATTAAAAGGTTATCAGGATATTGAAGATAATGGTGAAATTTTGGATAATAAAAACGAAGACCCTGAATTATTTGAAGATGATATGAAAAAAACAAATCAACCTAAAAATAAAAAGAATAAAATGATTAATGGTTTCCTTGAAAAATTCAGCGAATTATTTGAGGTAGATGATAGTAAAATGTAA